The Gammaproteobacteria bacterium DNA window CGCTAATACTTTTTTTAATAATAAAAAACGAAAAGCAGATTTAACTTTACCATCCGTTCATCGAATGAGGGTTAACAGTAAAGCCTAAACGGTATAAAATTAGCTTTTGCCAAAAATAATAAACGCTGATTATGCCTTTGTTCGCTGTTGCGCCCATGATGAATTATACGGATCGTCACGCGTGTTTTTTTATGCGCTTGATTTCAAAAGATATTTTACTATATACCGAAATGATTACGGCCGCGGCGCTCTACTATGGTCGTCGCAATGTCTTATTAGACTACGATACTTCTCAAGCTCATCTCGCCTTACAAGTCGGAGGATCTGAACCCACTTTGCTTGCGCAAGCGGCTAAAATGGGCGAGGCTGCAGGGTTTGACGAAGTTAATTTGAACGTAGGGTGTCCCAGTCCGCGCGTAGTGAGTGGACGATTTGGTGCTTGTTTGATGCTCGAACCTAATTTAGTCGCAGATTGTGTAAAAGCAATGCAAGATGGGGTGACCATTCCTATCACTGTTAAATGCAGAATTGGTGTTGATCATTATGACAGCTATTCGCTTTTGCAACGATTTATTGAAACCTTGGTTCGTGCAGGCTGTAGGACATTCATTATCCATGCGCGCAAGGCTTGGCTCTCAGGATTATCTCCGAAAGAGAACCGAGAAATTCCGCCACTGTGTTACACTACAGTTCGAAAAATTAAACAAGACTTTCCAAGTTGCACGATTATTTTAAACGGTGGACTTAAGTCCATAACGCAAATTGCAGCTGAAAATCATGGAATCGATGGCATGATGATTGGTCGAGCTGCTTTTACGAATCCTTATTTGCTAGCAGAGATTCAGTCAAAATATTTTGGTGGCATGGTGCATTCCAGGGCTGAGATTGTCTCCCAATATATCCCTTATGTAAGAAACCAACTTGCACAAGGTGTAAATTTTTCTTTATTAATTCGGCCGCTTTTAGGTCTTTTTCATGAGCAAAAAAATGGTGCCAACTTTAGAAGATATTTAAGTGAAAATGTGCACCGTCCCTGTAGTAATGTTGAACTTTTTGAACAAGCTTTACGATTAGTATCCTAGAGGTTTATGTATGAATTATTTTCAATTAGCAGATGTTATCGGTATTATCGGTGTATTTATTATTTTGGCAGCTTATTATTTATTAAACATTGGCAAAATGAATGCATTAAATATTTATTATCAACTTATGAATCTTGTTGGTTCCGTATTAATTTTATTTTCACTTTTTTATCAGTGGAATTTGCCAGCTGTTATTATTGAAGTTTCTTGGATTATCGTTAGCTTCATCGGAATTTTTCGTATTTTAAGATTGGCAGGTAAGTTGGAAGATGGGGATGTTAATTGATCTAAATTGAAATTAATTAAAATTGCGCTGCCCCATGATCCCAGTTACATGACACTAAATCGGTAATATGTTTATTTCCCAGCACACGCAATTTAAAAACCCGTGTTTAGACAATTTGCTTATAAAGTTACCGTGGGTTTAACCACCTCTTTTTTCACTCATATAAACCTTGCATAGCGTTTCCACTTTGATAACGAAGAGCAAAGTTATGCAATAAAATCAAATGATCAAAAGCGTGGGTATTTGTCCCAAGACAATCTTCTTCTTTCAATGTGCGGACTCGTGCTTAAAACTACTGCTCATCAGTTAATGCTGATAGCAATGAACTGAAGTTTTACGTCTTAACTTTAAGACAGTAAGAGATTGATTATAAATTAAACACTGTATTGTATAAAACTTTACAAATAAAAGGCATTCTTTTACTATTAACCTCCATAAAATATTTAAATGATTAAATTATGCGCATATGGCCAGTATTAAAAAAAACCGGTGAAAATTTATTG harbors:
- the dusA gene encoding tRNA dihydrouridine(20/20a) synthase DusA yields the protein MMNYTDRHACFFMRLISKDILLYTEMITAAALYYGRRNVLLDYDTSQAHLALQVGGSEPTLLAQAAKMGEAAGFDEVNLNVGCPSPRVVSGRFGACLMLEPNLVADCVKAMQDGVTIPITVKCRIGVDHYDSYSLLQRFIETLVRAGCRTFIIHARKAWLSGLSPKENREIPPLCYTTVRKIKQDFPSCTIILNGGLKSITQIAAENHGIDGMMIGRAAFTNPYLLAEIQSKYFGGMVHSRAEIVSQYIPYVRNQLAQGVNFSLLIRPLLGLFHEQKNGANFRRYLSENVHRPCSNVELFEQALRLVS